A section of the Lineus longissimus chromosome 1, tnLinLong1.2, whole genome shotgun sequence genome encodes:
- the LOC135487910 gene encoding indoleamine 2,3-dioxygenase 2-like, with the protein MNLEDFHVSREYGFMLKDPLEVLPPPFNQWTDLCGRLSPLIETHQFRNEVKKLPLLDHHQLTQHHQLRLAHLVLCMMSSGYIWQEGDRGVTKMLPSTLAVPLHGVSQRLGIKPVISHLDCVLANCKRIDPQGPFSLENLQCLFLLPGGRACEWFFLVTAQVEMASVPGLRAVVDAVRCVLESDSSGLINDLHLISESVHAMKLAVKRMHEELPAGVFYNVMRPFLSGFGGDGSPLPKGVIYEGISEEPIKLPGGSAAQSSPIQCFDAALGIRHEEGKRAFLCQMRDHMPPAHKAFIEALEQGPSIKNFAEQSQDSDLQRAYNQTIQSLNEFRAYHITVVAKYITAMAQKNDRNKNVESLAKRGTGGQTLIPFLKSIQGTTNDAAINIDKEELR; encoded by the exons ATGAATCTCGAAGATTTTCATGTGTCCAGGGAATATGGATTCATGCTCAAAGATCCCTTG GAAGTCCTCCCTCCCCCGTTCAACCAATGGACTGATCTGTGCGGAAGGCTATCCCCACTTATTGAAACTCATCAGTTTAGAAATGAAGTCAAAAAG CTCCCCCTTCTTGACCACCATCAGTTGACGCAACATCACCAGCTACGTCTTGCCCACTTGGTTCTCTGCATGATGTCATCTGGTTACATATGGCAAGAGGGCGACCGAGGTGTCACAAAA ATGCTGCCATCGACTCTTGCCGTCCCGCTCCATGGCGTCTCACAGCGTCTCGGCATCAAACCAGTCATATCACACCTCGACTGCGTCTTGGCTAACTGTAAGAGGATTGATCCACAGGG ACCATTCTCCCTCGA GAATCTCCAGTGTCTGTTCCTACTCCCTGGGGGGCGTGCGTGCGAGTGGTTTTTCCTCGTCACAGCTCAAGTGGAGATGGCCAGTGTGCCGGGGTTGAGG GCAGTGGTTGACGCAGTTCGTTGTGTTCTTGAAAGCGACAGCTCTGGTCTTATAAATGACCTTCACCTGATCTCAGAGTCTGTGCATGCCATGAAGCTAGCTGTGAAAAGAATGCATG AGGAGCTTCCCGCAGGTGTATTCTACAATGTGATGCGACCATTTCTCTCAGG ATTTGGTGGTGATGGCTCTCCACTCCCTAAAGGTGTCATCTATGAGGGCATCAGTGAGGAGCCCATAAAGCTGCCAGGGGGTAGCGCGGCCCAGAGCAGTCCAATCCAGTGTTTCGATGCAGCGTTAGGGATACGCCATGAGGAGGGGAAGCGGGCGTTTCTGTGTCAGATGCGGGACCACATGCCTCCAGCTCATAAGGCTTTCATCGAAGCTTTGGAGCAGGGACCATCAATCAAGAATTTTG CTGAACAAAGTCAAGACAGTGATCTCCAAAGAGCATACAACCAGACCATCCAATCTCTCAACGAATTCAGGGCCTATCACATAACAGTGGTTGCTAA GTACATCACTGCCATGGCACAGAAAAATGATCGAAATAAAAACGTCGAAAGTCTTGCAAAGCGAGGAACAGGAGGCCAAA CTCTGATTCCATTCTTGAAAAGCATCCAAGGCACAACAAACGATGCTGCGATTAACATTGATAAGGAAGAATTGAGATAG